The proteins below are encoded in one region of Alistipes indistinctus YIT 12060:
- a CDS encoding LruC domain-containing protein produces the protein MKIKLLILPLVAIVVAAGSCVKNPETPQPDGPRSGSGTVKEMAVPAGFDWKMSRGITCNFASAHLTRVYVASAADAEPFAVVFAGDGAEPVTLNVPVPVKSLYVKYEKADGTFVTKELPVMGATLAYTVPADSKEFVDVAAGAAKATESTTRAGYAGSNRGHILYPAAGWGTLMFEDLWPSYGDYDFNDLVVNYQVDLMMQNKNQAREMFIALCVRAIGGKLPYDLYLSLRGVRPDQIADIKMDDLQNGVQSCDLVKVNSGNSRPAILKFVDIKQNLNKPGGTTFLNVRPGEEMKTGDLTVVSFNVTFRNAISTRDLAFDTFDFFIARDDQQQEIHLAGFEPVLFGADRYRALRTQPTSNANTQSEYYYSNDNLVWGICIPAEIPHAYETRDFLTAYPNFAKWAQSGGVSNTDWYTDAPGNRNPENLVRMK, from the coding sequence ATGAAAATCAAATTACTGATCCTGCCGCTTGTAGCGATCGTTGTCGCAGCGGGTTCGTGCGTGAAGAATCCGGAGACGCCTCAGCCGGACGGTCCGCGATCCGGTTCCGGTACGGTGAAGGAGATGGCCGTTCCGGCCGGTTTCGATTGGAAGATGTCGCGCGGCATCACCTGTAACTTCGCTTCTGCACATCTGACCCGTGTCTATGTTGCGTCTGCTGCCGATGCCGAGCCATTTGCCGTTGTATTCGCAGGAGACGGTGCCGAACCGGTTACATTGAATGTCCCCGTACCGGTGAAGTCGCTTTATGTAAAATATGAAAAGGCCGACGGTACATTCGTTACGAAAGAACTTCCTGTTATGGGAGCAACCCTCGCGTATACCGTTCCTGCCGACAGCAAAGAGTTTGTGGACGTGGCCGCCGGGGCCGCGAAAGCAACGGAATCGACCACGCGCGCCGGTTATGCCGGTTCCAACAGGGGGCATATCCTCTATCCTGCTGCCGGCTGGGGTACGCTGATGTTCGAGGACCTGTGGCCCTCTTACGGCGACTATGATTTTAACGATTTAGTCGTGAATTACCAGGTCGACCTGATGATGCAGAACAAGAACCAGGCGCGCGAAATGTTCATTGCCCTATGTGTTCGGGCGATCGGCGGTAAGCTTCCATATGACCTATATCTCAGTCTTAGAGGCGTGCGGCCGGACCAGATCGCCGATATTAAAATGGATGATTTGCAGAACGGTGTGCAGAGTTGTGATCTGGTTAAAGTCAATAGCGGCAACTCCAGACCGGCCATCCTCAAATTCGTGGACATCAAACAGAACCTTAATAAACCCGGCGGAACGACTTTCCTGAACGTTAGACCGGGCGAGGAGATGAAAACCGGCGATCTGACCGTAGTATCGTTCAATGTGACTTTCCGCAATGCGATTTCGACCCGGGACCTGGCGTTCGATACCTTTGATTTCTTTATCGCGCGCGACGACCAACAGCAGGAAATACACCTGGCCGGGTTCGAGCCGGTGCTCTTTGGTGCTGACCGCTATCGGGCATTGCGCACGCAGCCGACTTCGAATGCGAACACGCAGTCTGAATATTACTATTCGAACGATAACCTGGTGTGGGGGATTTGTATTCCTGCCGAAATACCGCATGCCTATGAGACGCGGGATTTCCTGACGGCCTATCCCAATTTTGCGAAATGGGCCCAGTCGGGCGGTGTCAGCAATACGGATTGGTATACCGATGCGCCGGGAAACCGAAATCCGGAAAATCTGGTACGGATGAAATAG